The following proteins are co-located in the Castanea sativa cultivar Marrone di Chiusa Pesio chromosome 8, ASM4071231v1 genome:
- the LOC142605974 gene encoding L10-interacting MYB domain-containing protein-like, which produces MSKGKEKVGSKQFRWLPPMHTCMLTVLAEEATKGNKPSNTFKPSSFATVAKAITEQFGVECHPSYVENRMRTLRTMWTTIQTLQKKSGFGWDDSLKMITCDAKTYQEEVMAHRKHADFLNKKIEMYDELAIVVGKDLATGSFAKSYVDIDTSMTMRGTRWWAIMGRRVWWIRGRMW; this is translated from the exons ATGtcgaaagggaaagaaaaggtgGGTAGTAAGCAATTCCGATGGTTGCCACCAATGCACACGTGCATGCTAACTGTACTTGCCGAAGAGGCCACGAAGGGCAACAAGCCCTCGAACACTTTTAAGCCCAGTTCCTTCGCTACTGTCGCCAAGGCGATAACTGAACAGTTTGGGGTCGAGTGCCACCCCTCGTATGTTGAGAATCGAATGCGTACTTTGAGGACAATGTGGACTACCATTCAAACTCTTCAAAAGAAGAGTGGGTTCGGTTGGGATGATAGCTTAAAAATGATCACGTGCGATGCGAAGACGTACCAAGAGGAAGTTATG GCGCATCGTAAGCATGCTGATTTTTTGAACAAGAAGATAGAGATGTATGATGAGTTGGCCATTGTAGTGGGTAAGGATTTGGCCACAGGAAGCTTTGCTAAGTCATATGTTGATATTGACACGAGCATGACAATGCGAGGAACGAGATGGTGGGCGATAATGGGGAGGAGGGTGTGGTGGATAAGGGGAAGAATGTGGTAG